A section of the Oenanthe melanoleuca isolate GR-GAL-2019-014 chromosome 6, OMel1.0, whole genome shotgun sequence genome encodes:
- the PPP1R3C gene encoding protein phosphatase 1 regulatory subunit 3C translates to MIQILDPRPLSSSSMPVDMAMRICIAHSPPLKSFLSPLEDCQRNNFVNRLKPLRPCLHVKCDSQDEQRDWKHSPARAKKRVVFADSKGLSLTVIHTFSEFQEPPGWDLQFDLLGIEDLTSDLKLHEEKNLILGFPQPSADYLDFRNRLQKNLVCLETCSLQEKVLSGTVKVKNVSFEKKVQVRITFDTWKTYKDVECVYMNNVYSDFENDTFSFTIDFPPATSSEEKIEFCISYQSREHTFWDNNEGQNYEIVHAQWKPNGVQIPSAKEGYADLQTSRRGQEREPDQLGSPRLSSGLFPQWQSSGQIESSLPYW, encoded by the coding sequence ATGATACAAATCTTGGACCCGAGGCCCTTGTCCAGCTCCAGCATGCCTGTGGATATGGCCATGCGAATTTGCATAGCCCATTCTCCACCACTGAAGAGCTTTCTCAGCCCCCTCGAGGACTGCCAAAGAAACAACTTTGTGAACAGGCTCAAACCTCTCCGGCCGTGCCTTCACGTGAAATGTGACTCCCAAGATGAGCAGAGGGACTGGAAGCACTCACCAGCCAGAGCCAAGAAGCGTGTTGTGTTTGCAGACTCCAAGGGGCTGTCCCTGACAGTGATCCACACCTTCTCTGAGTTCCAGGAGCCCCCTGGGTGGGATCTGCAGTTTGACCTCTTAGGCATTGAGGACTTAACATCTGACTTAAAACTCCATGAGGAGAAAAACTTGATTCTGGGTTTccctcagccctcagctgaCTACCTGGACTTCAGGAACCGTCTGCAGAAGAACCTGGTCTGCCTGGAGACCTGCAGCCTGCAAGAGAAGGTGTTGTCAGGCACTGTGAAAGTAAAAAATGTGAGCTTTGAAAAGAAGGTTCAGGTTCGTATTACTTTTGATACGTGGAAGACCTACAAAGATGTCGAGTGTGTGTACATGAACAATGTTTACAGTGATTTTGAAAACGATACCTTCTCATTTACCATTGATTTTCCTCCTGCCACTTCCTCTGAAGAGAAGATAGAGTTTTGCATTTCTTACCAAAGTAGAGAACATACCTTCTGGGACAATAATGAGGGTCAGAATTACGAAATTGTACATGCACAGTGGAAGCCTAATGGTGTTCAGATACCATCTGCCAAGGAAGGCTATGCAGATCTTCAGACCTCAAGGAGAGGACAAGAGAGAGAACCTGATCAGCTGGGGAGTCCCAGATTGTCCAGTGGCCTCTTTCCCCAGTGGCAGAGCTCAGGTCAGATTGAAAGTTCATTACCATATTGGTGA